From a single Campylobacter concisus genomic region:
- the xseA gene encoding exodeoxyribonuclease VII large subunit, whose amino-acid sequence MLSVSELNEKAKALLEATLDYVEVSGEISRLTKHASGHWYFTLKDEKSSISAVMYRMNNQKVKFLPKDGLKVKIYGKVTIYSPSGSYQLVASAMLPDGEGELELAFRQLKEKLENEGLFDIAAKKEIPNLPKKIALVTSATSAALQDMLKVVTSRWKLSEIYIFDALTQGENAPSSLIKALKRADKYGVDVIVLARGGGSKEDLWCFNDEGLAREIYATKTPVISAIGHEIDYVISDFVADRRSLTPSAAMLDLLPDEEAFFQYLDRLSDDLDSALSLKITKKQNLLNVLLSKFSSNALKARIELKFSEVANKQNALANAVQRKILVLGSALGSLEKAYEMRELFFESTKGLIEVRKDGKRADLRDLKIDDEIELISQNTHKKAIIKE is encoded by the coding sequence ATGCTTAGCGTATCTGAGCTAAACGAAAAAGCAAAGGCGCTGCTTGAAGCGACACTTGACTACGTCGAGGTAAGTGGCGAAATTTCGCGCCTTACAAAGCATGCCTCTGGGCACTGGTACTTCACGCTAAAGGACGAAAAGTCAAGCATCTCGGCTGTGATGTATCGCATGAACAACCAAAAGGTGAAATTCTTACCAAAAGATGGCCTAAAAGTAAAAATTTATGGCAAAGTGACCATTTATTCGCCAAGTGGGTCGTATCAGCTAGTGGCTAGTGCGATGCTGCCTGATGGCGAGGGTGAGCTTGAGCTTGCGTTTAGACAGCTTAAAGAAAAGCTCGAAAATGAGGGGCTTTTTGACATTGCTGCAAAAAAAGAGATACCAAATTTGCCTAAAAAAATAGCCCTTGTCACAAGCGCCACTTCGGCAGCACTTCAGGATATGCTAAAGGTCGTGACGAGTCGTTGGAAATTAAGCGAAATTTATATCTTTGATGCTTTAACTCAAGGTGAAAATGCTCCAAGTTCGCTCATAAAAGCTTTAAAAAGAGCCGATAAATACGGCGTTGATGTGATCGTTTTGGCTCGTGGAGGTGGTAGCAAAGAGGATCTTTGGTGCTTTAACGACGAGGGCTTAGCGCGTGAAATTTATGCTACCAAAACACCAGTCATAAGCGCTATCGGACACGAGATCGACTACGTTATAAGCGACTTTGTAGCAGACCGCAGGTCGCTTACGCCAAGTGCAGCTATGCTTGATCTTTTGCCTGATGAAGAGGCTTTTTTTCAGTATCTTGACAGGCTCAGCGATGATCTTGATAGCGCTTTAAGCTTAAAGATCACCAAAAAGCAAAATTTGCTAAATGTTCTTCTTTCTAAATTTTCATCAAATGCTCTAAAAGCTAGGATCGAGTTAAAATTTAGCGAGGTAGCAAATAAGCAAAACGCCCTAGCAAACGCTGTGCAAAGAAAAATTTTAGTCCTTGGCTCAGCTCTTGGCTCGCTAGAGAAGGCTTATGAGATGAGGGAGCTCTTTTTTGAGAGTACAAAAGGGCTTATCGAGGTTAGAAAAGATGGCAAGAGAGCCGATCTTAGGGATTTAAAAATAGACGATGAGATAGAGCTTATCTCGCAAAATACACATAAAAAAGCAATTATCAAGGAGTAA
- the ubiE gene encoding bifunctional demethylmenaquinone methyltransferase/2-methoxy-6-polyprenyl-1,4-benzoquinol methylase UbiE, producing the protein MQKQEKIVDMFNQIAPTYDVANRVLSLGVDVSWRKFACRYMLEIFKERSINIVDVACGTGDMMGLWSEISKEFGVEVKNLTGIDPSSGMLKEARAKFPNFKFIEAYADNTTLASGEAQILSISYGIRNVVERKAALREFNRVLALNGYVVVLEFTKRQKKGLITSLRDFYLSKILPSIGGFISKNKEAYEYLPSSIENFLDAKSFCDELVDAGFEIELCKGFSMDISTLFIAKKVKEINA; encoded by the coding sequence ATGCAAAAACAAGAAAAAATAGTTGATATGTTTAACCAGATCGCTCCGACTTATGACGTCGCAAACAGAGTGCTAAGTCTTGGTGTGGACGTGAGCTGGAGGAAATTTGCCTGCAGGTATATGCTAGAAATTTTTAAAGAAAGAAGCATAAATATCGTGGATGTGGCTTGTGGCACTGGCGATATGATGGGGCTTTGGAGTGAAATTTCAAAAGAATTTGGCGTTGAGGTGAAAAACCTCACTGGCATCGATCCCTCAAGTGGTATGCTAAAAGAGGCTAGGGCAAAATTTCCAAATTTTAAATTTATAGAAGCCTACGCTGACAACACGACGCTTGCAAGCGGAGAGGCTCAAATTCTAAGCATAAGCTATGGCATTAGAAATGTGGTCGAGCGAAAGGCTGCGCTTAGAGAGTTTAACAGAGTGCTTGCTCTAAATGGCTACGTAGTCGTACTTGAATTTACAAAACGCCAGAAAAAAGGCCTTATAACCTCGCTAAGAGATTTTTACTTAAGTAAAATTTTGCCAAGTATTGGTGGCTTTATCTCAAAAAACAAAGAGGCATACGAGTATCTGCCAAGCTCGATAGAAAATTTCTTGGACGCAAAGAGCTTTTGCGATGAGCTAGTTGATGCTGGCTTTGAGATAGAGCTTTGTAAGGGCTTTAGCATGGACATTTCTACGCTATTTATCGCTAAAAAGGTCAAAGAGATCAATGCTTAG
- a CDS encoding anthranilate synthase component I family protein, whose protein sequence is MLLEQPLFYYEVIREKFKNSYLAEDKTQTIIGIDCDYIDEKDMDFYGLRSYFDTNRNKSLAPFAGLFGIFAYDGVRYFEYIGEEKAKKYEFPKFIYADAKAYLHFDKMSKIYTFYGDKNKYYDFLLDVKVECKNKEQSKFSIKTDLNKEKKHFEDMVELAKEYIRSGDVFQVVLGELLEISTNMSSLEFYKKLSLTNPSPYMFHFPTPYGDVVGSSPELVFEMKSEQIFVAPIAGTRPRGSDANADAVLENELLSDEKELAEHKMLIDLARNDIGRVSEPKSVSVKNAMHIQKYEKVIHIVSDVYGKCAKGFDLFDVLASIFPAGTLSGAPKIRAMQIINELEISERNIYGGGIGFLHFNGDAQVAILIRSAIFVPSENGFSDVFVGAGAGIVYDSKSEREYAEICHKRASVLNVFKNNAKEF, encoded by the coding sequence ATGCTCTTAGAACAACCACTCTTTTATTATGAAGTGATTAGAGAAAAATTTAAAAATAGCTACTTGGCTGAGGATAAGACACAAACGATTATAGGCATTGATTGCGATTATATTGATGAAAAGGATATGGATTTTTATGGGCTTAGAAGTTATTTTGATACAAATCGTAATAAATCATTAGCTCCATTTGCAGGTCTCTTTGGTATTTTTGCTTATGATGGCGTGAGATATTTTGAATATATCGGAGAAGAGAAAGCTAAAAAGTACGAATTTCCAAAATTTATCTATGCCGATGCAAAGGCTTATCTGCACTTTGACAAGATGAGTAAAATTTATACATTCTATGGAGATAAGAATAAATATTATGACTTTTTGCTTGATGTGAAAGTTGAATGCAAAAATAAAGAGCAGAGTAAATTTAGTATAAAAACTGATCTTAATAAAGAAAAGAAACACTTTGAGGATATGGTTGAGTTAGCAAAAGAGTATATAAGAAGCGGCGATGTCTTTCAGGTGGTGCTTGGTGAATTGCTTGAAATTTCAACGAATATGAGCAGTTTGGAATTTTATAAAAAGCTCTCACTTACAAATCCAAGCCCATATATGTTTCATTTTCCTACACCTTATGGTGATGTGGTTGGCTCTTCGCCAGAGCTTGTTTTTGAGATGAAAAGTGAGCAAATTTTTGTAGCTCCGATCGCAGGCACAAGGCCTAGAGGAAGCGATGCAAATGCAGATGCGGTACTTGAAAATGAGCTTTTAAGTGACGAAAAGGAGCTGGCTGAACACAAAATGCTAATCGATCTTGCTAGAAATGACATCGGCAGGGTATCAGAGCCAAAAAGTGTATCCGTAAAAAATGCGATGCATATCCAAAAATATGAAAAAGTAATTCATATCGTAAGCGATGTCTATGGCAAATGCGCCAAAGGGTTTGATCTTTTTGACGTCTTAGCTAGTATCTTTCCGGCTGGCACACTAAGTGGAGCCCCAAAAATAAGAGCTATGCAGATAATCAATGAGCTTGAAATTTCTGAGCGAAATATCTATGGCGGTGGCATTGGATTTTTACATTTTAATGGCGATGCTCAGGTTGCTATTCTTATTCGATCAGCCATATTTGTGCCAAGTGAAAATGGCTTTAGTGATGTATTTGTGGGGGCTGGAGCTGGTATAGTTTATGACTCAAAGAGCGAAAGAGAATACGCTGAAATTTGCCATAAGCGAGCAAGCGTGCTAAATGTATTTAAAAATAACGCAAAAGAGTTTTAG
- a CDS encoding response regulator yields the protein MKNNKFYILLAPIIISAIFCAYSGNESYKKFTELKDLNEKLYKQSLVFQTIKSTIQEHDTLIGKSQEDIKKLRDSTLKNTQKFINSIRKDDRIEIRNINKLKELLANLNQNDKFDELFYEFFQNINGEIDSDFKQDLDRDFPLIIKAYVATLSKIYNQLSLANNTKYYIKNIFINGPLFSINSNVRENIYSVKDNTPNLDMLPKSELKENIYKDFNQFEANYQAKKIREVKAKIAFSEKLNIEDIILIKHYEDDKFILLLDSAINIKNELLELTESEKINFGIKTFFEFSLCGLLILSLLGISARLKFLKVLIDKSKYISSYILSSKEISADNAISKLIKAYEDLKETYIKDSSFFQIKDRYILSVSKKLESINKEIFTSTAALKIETNNSKKQVFIDTIEKNANIMTSLYNNAKNISNVKKYSECNKTEIFDPQKSFEEILQANIVYSQSKKINFISYLDPSLTNELEGNLNSLKTAFNSIFLASLSMSLRHQNIIIAIKKVQKEFDRSGLCSVSFSIKNSSTAMSEKQISDIFLDDENSLNNDESEFYLKIAQIYLKNLESKLEINSFPSIGNEFKFVVIFKTTSNYKDFDIKCDHKLAFLQDANVAYNEAFEQTTKDLGLKVDMLTSTSPSITKNYDAIFLRNTNKQGQDIKNPLILKDPLTPLSITRLLCLGEADIMNKNLNDKPKILICDTNEIYIDITASGFSKFNCEVVGVCNKKDLKQAIKQGDFDLIFVGSKFFEAEKNSLQKNLDLIKAAIQNAKIPIILMLSNTSNIDGESVKEYFNAYIKTPINSDELAQIFRKFLPNFGEIAIDESYLAKSENIILFKKSPMENKIFSSALGEFYNTLETTNSFDELLTKIKTKTYGIVLIDENAKDFNYEELTRVVDKTRQSQKVDTRVLIFGAQERSEFPFVKVLAKNITKAELSATVREQIDSMGTSYAKSSYEFIKFNA from the coding sequence ATGAAAAATAATAAATTTTATATATTGTTAGCGCCAATAATAATTTCAGCGATCTTTTGCGCATATAGCGGAAATGAAAGCTATAAAAAATTTACAGAACTAAAAGATCTAAATGAAAAACTATATAAACAATCCTTAGTATTTCAAACTATAAAATCCACTATACAAGAGCACGATACGCTAATAGGCAAAAGCCAAGAAGATATAAAAAAGTTGCGAGATAGCACCTTAAAAAATACACAAAAATTTATAAATTCTATAAGAAAAGACGATCGCATCGAGATACGAAATATAAATAAATTAAAAGAATTGCTAGCAAATCTAAACCAAAATGATAAATTTGATGAACTATTTTATGAATTTTTCCAAAATATAAATGGAGAAATAGATAGCGATTTTAAACAGGACTTAGACCGAGACTTTCCGCTTATAATAAAAGCTTATGTCGCAACTTTAAGTAAAATTTACAATCAACTCTCTTTAGCAAACAACACTAAATACTACATAAAAAACATCTTTATAAATGGCCCTTTATTTTCAATAAACAGTAATGTGAGAGAAAATATATATTCCGTAAAGGACAACACGCCAAATCTTGATATGCTTCCAAAAAGTGAGCTAAAAGAGAATATTTACAAAGACTTTAACCAGTTTGAAGCCAACTATCAAGCTAAAAAGATAAGAGAAGTTAAAGCCAAGATCGCATTTTCTGAAAAGCTAAATATCGAAGATATAATCTTAATCAAACACTATGAAGATGATAAATTTATACTTTTATTAGATAGTGCCATAAACATAAAAAATGAGCTACTAGAACTTACCGAGAGCGAGAAAATAAACTTTGGCATAAAGACCTTTTTTGAGTTTTCGCTTTGTGGCTTGCTCATTTTGTCTTTGCTTGGTATCTCTGCTAGGTTGAAATTTTTAAAGGTGCTTATCGATAAGTCAAAATACATATCGAGTTATATCCTATCATCAAAAGAGATAAGTGCGGATAATGCGATATCAAAGCTTATAAAAGCTTATGAAGATCTAAAAGAAACTTATATAAAAGATAGCAGCTTTTTTCAGATAAAAGATAGATATATTTTATCAGTGAGTAAGAAACTAGAGTCTATTAATAAAGAAATTTTTACATCGACTGCGGCTTTAAAAATAGAAACAAATAATAGCAAAAAGCAAGTATTTATAGACACGATAGAAAAAAATGCAAATATCATGACCTCGCTTTATAACAATGCTAAAAATATCTCGAATGTTAAAAAATATAGCGAATGCAATAAAACCGAGATATTTGATCCTCAAAAAAGCTTTGAAGAAATTTTGCAAGCAAATATCGTCTATTCACAAAGCAAAAAGATAAATTTTATAAGTTACCTTGATCCAAGCCTTACAAATGAACTAGAAGGAAATCTAAATTCATTAAAAACCGCATTTAACTCTATCTTTTTGGCATCTTTATCAATGTCTTTAAGACATCAAAATATTATCATCGCTATCAAAAAAGTTCAAAAAGAGTTTGATAGAAGCGGACTTTGTTCTGTAAGCTTTAGCATAAAAAATAGCTCAACTGCCATGAGCGAAAAGCAAATTTCAGATATATTTTTAGATGATGAGAATAGCTTAAATAATGATGAGAGCGAGTTTTATCTAAAAATCGCTCAAATTTATTTAAAAAATTTAGAAAGTAAGCTGGAGATTAACTCGTTTCCAAGTATTGGCAATGAGTTTAAATTTGTAGTCATTTTTAAAACAACATCAAACTATAAAGACTTTGATATAAAATGCGATCATAAGCTAGCATTCTTACAAGACGCAAATGTAGCTTACAACGAAGCTTTTGAGCAGACTACAAAAGACCTTGGGCTCAAAGTGGATATGCTAACAAGCACTAGTCCATCTATTACAAAAAATTATGATGCTATATTTTTAAGAAACACCAATAAGCAAGGCCAAGATATTAAAAATCCGCTCATTTTAAAAGATCCACTAACTCCGTTAAGCATTACAAGGCTACTTTGCTTAGGTGAAGCTGATATTATGAATAAAAATTTAAACGATAAACCAAAAATTTTAATCTGCGATACTAACGAAATTTACATAGATATAACAGCAAGTGGCTTTAGTAAATTTAACTGCGAAGTTGTGGGAGTTTGTAATAAAAAAGATCTAAAACAAGCCATAAAGCAAGGCGATTTTGACCTTATATTTGTTGGCTCAAAATTTTTCGAAGCTGAAAAAAATAGCCTTCAAAAAAATCTTGATCTTATAAAAGCGGCCATACAAAATGCGAAAATTCCAATTATACTAATGCTTTCAAATACTTCAAATATAGATGGAGAGAGTGTCAAAGAATACTTCAATGCCTATATAAAAACGCCAATAAATAGCGACGAACTGGCTCAAATTTTTAGAAAATTTTTGCCAAATTTTGGCGAGATTGCAATAGACGAAAGCTATCTAGCAAAAAGCGAAAATATTATTTTATTTAAGAAATCACCAATGGAAAATAAAATATTTAGCTCAGCTTTAGGAGAATTTTACAACACACTTGAAACCACAAATAGCTTTGATGAGCTATTAACAAAGATAAAAACCAAAACTTACGGAATCGTTCTTATAGATGAAAATGCAAAAGACTTCAACTACGAAGAGCTAACAAGAGTTGTTGATAAGACAAGGCAAAGCCAAAAGGTTGATACAAGAGTGCTGATATTTGGCGCACAAGAAAGAAGTGAATTTCCTTTTGTAAAAGTGCTAGCTAAAAATATCACAAAAGCAGAGCTTTCAGCTACAGTAAGAGAGCAAATCGATTCTATGGGCACTAGCTACGCTAAAAGCTCTTATGAATTTATTAAGTTTAACGCCTAA
- a CDS encoding sulfite exporter TauE/SafE family protein: MLFVELFIIGIGVGYIAGFFGIGGGTVVVPIMVAFGYDIKTAIGISVMQMIFSATFGSYLNYKAGLLKLNRGVVLGLGGLVGASFSGIIVSYAPAILLESLLLVTFILSLFKLYFMPNSDGSNANNSLFLLFLVGLFVGALAISIGIGGGVFIAPILVGFLRYELKKAVSMGVFFVMFAAFSGFISLSLSGHISYLEGAFLGLGSLIGAYFGTKKTQAMDKKALKKWFLLFYILMIILILKDMIFG, from the coding sequence ATGCTTTTTGTTGAACTTTTTATAATTGGTATCGGCGTTGGATACATCGCTGGCTTTTTTGGTATAGGTGGCGGCACAGTCGTTGTTCCTATAATGGTTGCCTTTGGATATGACATAAAAACTGCTATTGGCATAAGCGTCATGCAAATGATATTTAGTGCGACTTTTGGCTCATATCTAAACTACAAAGCTGGCCTTTTAAAACTAAATCGCGGCGTAGTTTTAGGGCTTGGGGGCTTAGTTGGAGCTAGTTTTAGTGGCATTATCGTCTCGTATGCGCCAGCGATTTTACTTGAGTCACTCTTACTCGTCACCTTTATCTTATCCCTTTTTAAGTTATATTTCATGCCAAATAGTGACGGCTCAAACGCAAATAACTCACTTTTTTTACTATTTTTAGTTGGTCTTTTTGTGGGCGCTCTTGCCATTAGTATTGGTATCGGCGGGGGCGTCTTTATAGCTCCTATTTTGGTTGGCTTTTTACGCTATGAGCTAAAAAAAGCCGTTTCAATGGGAGTATTTTTTGTGATGTTTGCAGCCTTCTCTGGCTTTATCTCACTTTCATTAAGCGGCCATATCTCTTATCTAGAAGGTGCTTTTCTAGGCCTTGGCTCGCTAATAGGCGCATACTTTGGCACCAAAAAGACACAAGCCATGGATAAAAAAGCGCTTAAAAAATGGTTTTTACTCTTTTATATTTTGATGATAATTCTAATCTTAAAAGATATGATATTTGGCTAA
- the serC gene encoding phosphoserine transaminase gives MSRKINFSAGPSAIPLSVLEHAKAEFTDYRGEGYSIMEISHRSKTFEDIHFGAMDKIRKLYGIGDEYEILFLQGGAHLQFSMIPMNLYQGGKAQYANTGVWTNKAIKEAKVLGVNVDVVASSEDENFSYIPDVKFSDDADYAYICSNNTIYGTQYKAMPKTKSPLVVDASSDFFARPLDFSSIGLLYGGAQKNAGPSGVTIVILRKDLVDRVSSQNVPMFLRYKTHVEANSLYNTPPTFGIYLLNLTMQHLLDLGGLAEVEKINAKKASTLYDIIDSSNGFYVGHAKKSSRSDMNVSFTIPKDHALEPVFVEEALKEGMLGLKGHRHLGGIRASIYNAVSQSDVEKLGEFMREFARKHS, from the coding sequence ATGAGTAGAAAAATAAACTTTAGCGCAGGCCCAAGCGCGATACCACTAAGCGTTTTAGAGCATGCAAAGGCCGAATTTACCGACTATAGAGGCGAGGGCTACTCGATCATGGAGATCAGCCACAGAAGCAAGACCTTTGAGGATATCCACTTTGGCGCGATGGATAAGATAAGAAAACTTTACGGCATCGGAGATGAGTATGAAATTTTATTCCTACAAGGCGGCGCGCACTTGCAATTTAGCATGATACCGATGAATTTATATCAAGGCGGCAAGGCGCAGTACGCAAACACTGGCGTTTGGACAAACAAAGCGATCAAAGAGGCAAAAGTGCTTGGCGTAAACGTAGATGTCGTAGCAAGCAGCGAGGATGAAAATTTCTCTTACATCCCTGATGTAAAATTTAGTGACGATGCCGACTACGCCTACATCTGCTCAAACAATACGATTTACGGCACGCAGTATAAAGCTATGCCAAAGACTAAATCGCCCCTAGTTGTCGATGCTTCGAGCGATTTTTTCGCTAGACCGCTTGATTTTAGCAGTATCGGCTTGCTTTATGGCGGCGCTCAGAAAAATGCAGGCCCAAGCGGCGTGACTATCGTCATTTTAAGAAAAGACCTAGTTGATCGCGTGAGTAGCCAAAACGTCCCTATGTTTTTGCGATACAAAACGCATGTAGAGGCAAACTCGCTTTACAACACACCGCCAACTTTTGGAATTTATCTTTTGAATTTAACCATGCAGCACCTGCTAGATCTTGGCGGACTTGCCGAGGTTGAGAAGATAAATGCCAAAAAAGCAAGCACGCTTTATGACATCATAGATAGCTCAAACGGCTTTTACGTGGGCCATGCTAAAAAATCAAGTAGATCAGATATGAACGTGAGCTTTACGATACCAAAAGATCACGCGCTTGAGCCAGTTTTTGTCGAAGAAGCACTAAAAGAGGGCATGCTAGGGCTAAAAGGTCACAGACATCTTGGTGGCATAAGAGCATCTATCTACAATGCCGTTAGCCAAAGTGATGTTGAAAAACTTGGCGAATTTATGAGAGAATTTGCAAGAAAACATAGCTGA
- a CDS encoding class I SAM-dependent methyltransferase → MNKTKKAYDEIPYFSAAFSDCSPVRIEAVAKFLGLKAASLKEARVLELGSSYGGNILPFAISHKNAKVVGIDISSHQVAEGNKVAKQIGLENFTLLERNFLHMNESDIKELGKFDYIIAHGVYSWVSPNVRDALLATIKALLSKDGIAYVSYNTYPGWKSLDILRDFMLFVSSGNDSKEALARVKSELNFLQDYLKFTLQNQSDVVYKDSMKLLLTQLNFLQGIIAKGNDYYILHDFLEASNEPIYFHKFAKHIDKHGLCYVIDASLNDIFASSTGIYRFDAHIEQNYNSRIKKEQLNDFLFNRSFRKSLIAHKERLGGAEDFDAVLGESELDKIYFAYFSEQPRTKTQEILSKSYPQSLNLSEVKAALGENANEAFVGLLEILNDQNTKISSSKLKAPAYESGKTKLKPRVAAYLEYFLEASSPVISLANELNGKLNLSHEEIKAALKFDGKASLEDIAKSVNLSKDELDKLTFKLSEAYFFEEI, encoded by the coding sequence ATGAATAAAACAAAGAAAGCTTATGATGAAATTCCTTATTTCTCAGCCGCATTTAGCGACTGCTCGCCAGTTAGGATAGAAGCGGTTGCTAAATTTCTGGGGCTTAAAGCAGCTAGCCTAAAAGAGGCTAGAGTGCTTGAGCTTGGCTCATCATATGGTGGCAATATCTTGCCATTTGCTATTTCGCACAAAAACGCAAAAGTTGTTGGTATCGATATCTCAAGCCACCAAGTGGCTGAAGGTAACAAAGTAGCAAAGCAGATAGGTTTAGAAAATTTTACTTTGCTTGAGCGAAATTTTTTACACATGAACGAAAGCGATATAAAAGAGCTTGGAAAATTTGACTATATTATCGCTCATGGCGTTTATAGCTGGGTGAGCCCAAATGTAAGAGATGCATTGCTTGCAACGATTAAGGCACTACTTAGTAAGGATGGCATCGCTTATGTTTCGTATAATACCTATCCTGGTTGGAAGAGCCTTGATATTTTAAGAGATTTTATGCTTTTTGTTAGCTCAGGCAACGACAGCAAAGAAGCACTTGCTCGCGTAAAAAGCGAGTTAAATTTCTTACAGGATTATTTGAAATTTACCCTGCAAAACCAAAGCGATGTCGTATACAAAGATAGTATGAAGCTTCTTTTAACGCAGCTAAATTTCTTACAAGGCATCATCGCAAAGGGCAATGATTATTATATATTGCATGATTTTTTGGAGGCTAGCAACGAGCCAATCTACTTTCATAAATTTGCTAAGCATATCGATAAACACGGACTTTGCTACGTAATAGATGCTTCGCTAAATGATATCTTTGCAAGCTCGACTGGGATTTACCGCTTTGACGCACATATTGAGCAAAATTACAACTCTCGCATCAAAAAAGAGCAACTAAACGATTTTTTATTTAATAGATCATTTAGAAAAAGCCTCATCGCTCACAAGGAGAGGCTTGGCGGTGCTGAGGACTTTGATGCGGTACTTGGAGAGAGCGAGCTTGATAAGATTTATTTTGCATATTTTAGCGAGCAGCCAAGGACAAAAACGCAAGAAATTTTAAGCAAAAGCTATCCACAAAGCTTAAATTTAAGTGAAGTAAAGGCTGCACTTGGCGAGAATGCAAATGAAGCTTTTGTGGGACTGCTTGAAATTTTAAACGATCAAAACACTAAAATTTCTTCTTCAAAACTCAAAGCACCTGCCTATGAGTCTGGTAAAACCAAACTAAAGCCTAGAGTTGCTGCGTATCTGGAGTATTTTCTGGAGGCTAGCTCACCAGTTATCTCTTTGGCAAATGAGCTAAATGGCAAGCTAAACTTAAGCCATGAAGAGATCAAGGCCGCTTTAAAATTTGATGGCAAAGCTAGTTTAGAAGATATCGCAAAGAGCGTAAATTTAAGTAAAGATGAGCTAGATAAGCTTACTTTTAAATTAAGCGAAGCCTACTTTTTTGAAGAAATTTAA
- a CDS encoding CHAD domain-containing protein has translation MSLEIERKFLLKNSQILDFLKEAGVVFKHLEISQFYTKITQNEEIRFRSEEDKFIKTVKIGKGLIREENEEFCEKAEFKKALKNRIGSVILKDRYIFKLNNNPCNIDIFKNELNGLCTFEIEFSDENEAVFFKLPPFLENFCLSDVTCDKRYKNKFLAIHANENEQIDYKRAYKIVKEKEILPNFAANLKSGEALRVLFVSIFKVIKRLKSQYLIDKDEEVLHELRVNLRKVRSILKIFSGVFDEKVTLFFGENFKMLANSTNKKRDLDVFLNFLNEQKHANEPIYFVRKALDLEYENVKSYLGDEENYAFLKEWEIFLNEGEFYKSKLFDVSLSRLGSFKLRMLLILAQKRLKSLNQDCPNESFHDLRIELKKMRYTYEFLCEIFYFEGLKKYEEKLKQMQEIFGNLQDYDVWLGILKRLPEMPDKERLESKIYKQIYKSREEILKKRLKFIKATRKISRNLKIYYI, from the coding sequence GTGAGTTTGGAGATAGAGCGTAAATTTTTACTCAAAAATTCTCAAATTCTAGATTTTTTAAAAGAAGCTGGAGTAGTCTTTAAACATCTTGAAATTTCTCAATTTTATACCAAGATAACGCAAAATGAAGAGATCCGCTTCCGGAGTGAAGAGGATAAATTTATAAAAACTGTAAAGATTGGCAAAGGTCTAATCAGAGAAGAAAATGAAGAATTTTGCGAAAAAGCGGAGTTTAAAAAGGCTCTTAAAAACCGCATCGGTAGTGTCATCTTAAAAGATAGATACATTTTTAAACTCAATAACAATCCTTGCAATATTGATATTTTTAAAAATGAACTAAACGGGCTTTGTACATTTGAAATCGAATTTAGTGATGAAAATGAAGCTGTCTTTTTCAAGCTACCACCGTTTTTAGAAAATTTTTGCCTAAGTGACGTAACTTGCGATAAAAGGTATAAAAATAAATTTCTTGCCATCCATGCTAATGAAAATGAACAAATCGACTACAAAAGAGCCTATAAGATTGTAAAAGAAAAAGAAATTCTGCCAAATTTTGCTGCAAATCTAAAAAGCGGAGAGGCGCTAAGAGTCCTTTTTGTTAGTATTTTTAAAGTAATAAAAAGGCTAAAAAGCCAGTATTTGATAGACAAAGATGAAGAAGTTTTGCATGAGCTTCGCGTAAATTTAAGAAAGGTTAGATCGATCCTTAAAATTTTTAGTGGCGTTTTTGATGAGAAAGTGACACTTTTTTTTGGTGAGAATTTTAAAATGCTTGCAAACTCGACAAACAAAAAGCGAGATTTGGATGTATTTTTGAACTTTTTAAACGAGCAAAAGCACGCAAATGAGCCTATCTATTTTGTGCGAAAGGCTCTAGATTTAGAGTATGAAAATGTAAAAAGCTACCTTGGTGACGAAGAAAACTACGCATTTTTAAAAGAGTGGGAGATATTTTTAAATGAGGGTGAATTTTATAAGTCAAAACTCTTTGATGTAAGCCTTTCGCGCCTTGGTTCGTTTAAGCTTAGAATGCTTTTGATTTTAGCTCAAAAAAGGCTAAAAAGCCTTAATCAAGACTGCCCAAATGAGAGCTTTCATGATCTTAGGATAGAGCTTAAAAAGATGAGATACACATATGAGTTTTTATGTGAAATTTTCTATTTTGAAGGGCTTAAAAAGTATGAAGAGAAGCTAAAACAGATGCAAGAAATTTTTGGCAATCTTCAAGACTATGACGTCTGGCTCGGTATCCTTAAAAGGCTTCCAGAAATGCCAGATAAAGAGAGGCTCGAGAGTAAAATTTACAAACAAATTTATAAAAGTAGAGAAGAGATACTAAAAAAGCGTCTTAAATTTATAAAAGCAACTCGCAAAATTTCAAGAAATTTAAAAATTTACTACATATAA